One window from the genome of Carassius carassius chromosome 15, fCarCar2.1, whole genome shotgun sequence encodes:
- the rbp5 gene encoding retinol-binding protein 5, with protein sequence MSKPNYTGIYNMVSQENFEEYLAALDINYALRKVVCILKPSKHIEHDVNTGKMTIKTVTTFRNFDMDFTLGQEFTEDLGPVDGRKCQTTVNWDDDKLVCVQRGEKDGRGWTHWLEGNLLHLEMRVQGVTAKQVFKKAE encoded by the exons ATGTCCAAACCTAATTATACTGGCATTTACAACATGGTTTCCCAGGAAAATTTTGAAGAATATCTCGCGGCTTTGG atattaattatgcattaagGAAAGTGGTCTGCATTCTGAAACCCAGCAAACATATTGAGCATGATGTGAACACGGGCAAAATGACGATTAAGACCGTCACCACCTTTAGGAACTTTGACATGGACTTCACTTTGGGACAGGAGTTCACTGAGGACCTGGGACCAGTCGATGGGCGAAAgtgccag ACCACAGTGAACTGGGACGATGATAAATTGGTCTGTGTGCAGCGAGGAGAGAAAGATGGCAGAGGCTGGACACACTGGCTAGAAGGAAACCTCCTCCATTTG gagATGAGGGTTCAGGGTGTCACTGCCAAGCAAGTCTTTAAGAAGGCTGAGTGA